In Sphingobacterium sp. SRCM116780, the genomic stretch TAAGGGAAAAATTTATTTGGATCCTTTAGCTAATCTGCATTTAAGACCAAAATCGGGAAGCAACACACCTTATTTAATGATATGGATAGTAGGTATCATATCTATCTTAATTCTTGTATTGGCATCTGCTAATTTCGCCAATATGATGATGGCTCAAGCTGACCAACGGATTAAAGAATTAGCATTAAAAAGAATACTGGGTAGTTCACGTTGGTCCATTATACGCCAGCTCCTTTTAGAAGTTTTTGTCTTGACTTTGATTGCTGCATTATTGAGCTTAATGACATTATCCATTACAGGGAATATATTACAGAAATGGTTCAACGATGACCTCAAACAGTACATCCTGAGCACAGCAACTGTATTACAGCTTTTTATTGGAGTTATCGCGACAACAATCTTATCGGGTATTTATCCTGCCATTATTCTTTCAGGATTTAAATCGATCAATTTACTAAAAGGGGGCTTAACGCCTACACGTAAAAAAAATTCCTTTGGAAATGGTCTCTTAGTTTTTCAGATCAGTATAGCACTTTTATTTATCAGTGGAATGTTCGTTATACATGGACAAATTCGTTATATGCAGACTACAGATAAGGGATTTGAACCTAGTCAGGTCATTAGCTTTAAAGGAATAGGAATGTATTATGATGGAACTTTAAAGGGTTCCTATCAAAATCTCAAACAGCGCTTAGAAAATGAGCCAAATATTCTTTCTGTTGCCTCGGCTACCAATATCCCTGGAGAGGGAGAAATCCCGTCACAAAAACAATTTACTTACAGTCAGAAGCAATTTAATTTGGAACATATTGGTATTGACAAAGGATATTTTAAAACCTTAGATATTCCGACTTTACAAGGAGACAATCGGATCTCGATTGATCAATTACTCAAAGACTCTCTGTCACATTATGCGGTCATCAACGAGTCAACAGCAAAAACCTTAAACCTAAGTCAACCTATTGGTACAAAACTCGCAGGGTGCGGCGTAAGTTTTGAAATTATAGCCGTAATAAAAGATAGTAAGGCCTATGGTTTTGAAAATGCAGTGTCTCCAACTATCTATTCCTACAAAAATGAATGTGGACCTATACGTCCTCAAACAACATTAATGGTGAAAATTGCAAAAGGAAAAGTAGATCAAGTTATCGAGACCGTTCAAAAGGAATGGCAAAAAAATTCTTTCGCACAATCACTTCCTTTGGACTATTCTTTTATGGATCAGCAATACGCGTTATTGCATCAGAAACAGCAAGAATTACAGAAAGTCTTCAATAGCTTTACCATTTTATCTGTTATTATTGCTGCTCTTGGATTATTTAGTATGTCGGCTTATCTAGTTGTTATCCGTAAAAAAGAAATGAGTGTCCGTAAAGTTTTGGGGGCCTCTGTGCAAACCATATTCTTCCAACTGAACAAACCTTTTTTC encodes the following:
- a CDS encoding ABC transporter permease → MFQTDIKIAWRSLWKNKIFSLLNILGLMLGFSGFILSYQYINRETSYDKWNANFDRIYQIGFQNEGVFTNETPATLAPLLKESLPEIETAGRKVNYNFGAYPLFGEQTVYVKNAAMIDSSAAHIFQVESKTGALYKNKEQNEATLVKGHLAEKLFKKSDLNFDSPKSVPAMSLQLGQQENIYGISKPRNLSLIDYDLLFIKEPQDLFATGSPFLYQTYIQVKVGTDIDQLSQKINTLYRDKIASQGQIQSSSLAKGKIYLDPLANLHLRPKSGSNTPYLMIWIVGIISILILVLASANFANMMMAQADQRIKELALKRILGSSRWSIIRQLLLEVFVLTLIAALLSLMTLSITGNILQKWFNDDLKQYILSTATVLQLFIGVIATTILSGIYPAIILSGFKSINLLKGGLTPTRKKNSFGNGLLVFQISIALLFISGMFVIHGQIRYMQTTDKGFEPSQVISFKGIGMYYDGTLKGSYQNLKQRLENEPNILSVASATNIPGEGEIPSQKQFTYSQKQFNLEHIGIDKGYFKTLDIPTLQGDNRISIDQLLKDSLSHYAVINESTAKTLNLSQPIGTKLAGCGVSFEIIAVIKDSKAYGFENAVSPTIYSYKNECGPIRPQTTLMVKIAKGKVDQVIETVQKEWQKNSFAQSLPLDYSFMDQQYALLHQKQQELQKVFNSFTILSVIIAALGLFSMSAYLVVIRKKEMSVRKVLGASVQTIFFQLNKPFFKLFIVASLVSTPLAYLLLNRWLEHFAYRVEIQWAHFLFAFLIVFIIIVISISFQTIQAAKANPIDNLRDE